A window of Cryptomeria japonica chromosome 3, Sugi_1.0, whole genome shotgun sequence contains these coding sequences:
- the LOC131063318 gene encoding LOB domain-containing protein 1-like gives MAARNYKPCASCKKHRKKCSESCIMAPHFPSTDPNKFAVVHTVFGTSHILKTLQGIEDSQRGDAVNSMVMEARARVEDPVHGSTRTVHQLQEQIAELEVRLAAMQEEVSSLRLQRDQMASFLLTGFHPTQEKIEDFLLNDVDKLWGVSV, from the exons ATGGCAGCACGAAATTATAAGCCCTGTGCTAGCTGCAAGAAGCATCGAAAAAAATGTTCAGAGTCGTGTATAATGGCTCCTCATTTTCCATCCACAGATCCCAACAAGTTTGCCGTAGTACATACAGTTTTTGGAACCAGTCATATCCTCAAAACGCTTCAA GGTATTGAGGATTCTCAGAGAGGAGATGCAGTAAATAGTATGGTGATGGAAGCGAGAGCAAGGGTGGAGGATCCGGTGCATGGGAGTACAAGGACAGTTCATCAACTGCAGGAGCAAATTGCTGAATTAGAAGTACGGCTGGCAGCCATGCAAGAAGAAGTTTCCAGCCTACGCTTGCAGAGAGATCAGATGGCCTCATTCTTACTCACTGGATTTCATCCCACACAAGAAAAAATTGAGGATTTTCTATTAAATGATGTCGATAAGCTATGGGGGGTATCGGTTTAA